One Amaranthus tricolor cultivar Red isolate AtriRed21 chromosome 1, ASM2621246v1, whole genome shotgun sequence DNA window includes the following coding sequences:
- the LOC130814213 gene encoding coatomer subunit delta translates to MVVLAASIISKSGKALVSRQFVDMSRIRIEGLLAAFPKLVGTGKQHTYVETENVRYVYQPIEALYLLVVTNKQSNILEDLETLRMLSKLLPEYAYSLDEEGVCKAAFELFFSFDEVISLGHKESVTVAQVKQYCEMESHEEKLYKLVQASKINETKDIMKRKALEIEKTKAEKNRGDKGGYMSSMGSGRLESSFNDMSISSSNSGFSSNAGFGMPTDMDSFPAKSKARAPAPVSAPAKGFGMKLGKSQGTNKFLESLKAEGEMIVEDVPPIASKTKAAAPPLTDPLTLTVEEKLNVALKRDGGLSSFDVQGNLSLQILEEKDAYIQVQVESGGNPNVMFKTHPNINKELYSNEGILGLKDPNRPFPSGQGDGVALVRWRMQSTDESIVPLTINCWPSVSGSETYVNIEYEASSRFDLQNVVISVPLPALRDAPNVTQIEGDWRYDARNSVFEWSIVLIDDSNRSGALEFVVPAADPSSFFPISVRFTATNTFGELKVTNILPLKGGPPPKFTQKVQLYTENYQVV, encoded by the exons ATG GTTGTTCTTGCAGCTTCTATCATCAGTAAGTCTGGAAAAG CTCTTGTCTCGAGGCAATTTGTGGACATGTCCCGCATACGAATTGAAGGCCTTCTTGCTGCCTTCCCCAAGTTGGTTGGAACAGGAAAGCAACATACATATGTTGAGACTGAGAATGTCCGATATGTCTACCAGCCGATAGAAGCTCTCTATTTGCTTGTTGTTACAAACAAGCAGAGTAATATTTTGGAAGACTTGGAGACTCTGAGGATGCTTTCTAAGCTA TTACCTGAGTATGCTTATTCTTTGGATGAAGAGGGAGTATGTAAAGCAGCATTCGAGctctttttttcctttgatgAAGTCATTTCTCTCGGGCACAAGGAAAGTGTCACTGTTGCACAGGTGAAGCAGTACTGTGAGATGGAAAGTCATGAAGAGAAGTTGTACAAGCTGGTGCAGGCAAGCAAGATCAATGAAACCAAGGATATAATGAAGCGTAAAGCCTTGGAAATTGAGAAAACAAAg GCTGAAAAGAACAGGGGTGATAAAGGAGGATATATGTCATCCATGGGTTCTGGAAGACTTGAAAGTAGCTTCAATGACATGAGCATATCTAGCAGTAACAGTGGTTTTAGCAGTAATGCTGGGTTTGGAATGCCAACGGACATGGATTCATTCCCTGCAAAGTCAAAAG CTCGTGCACCTGCACCTGTTAGTGCCCCGGCTAAGGGCTTTGGCATGAAGCTTGGTAAATCGCAAGGTACAAACAAATTCTTGGAGTCTTTGAAAGCAGAAGGTGAAATGATTGTTGAGGATGTGCCACCAATTGCAAGCAAGACTAAGGCTGCTGCTCCCCCACTTACTGATCCCCTAACATTGACTGTGGAGGAGAAACTCAACGTGGCACTCAAACGAGACGGAGGGCTCAGTAGCTTTGATGTTCAAGGGAATTTATCACTTCAGATTTTGGAGGAGAAAGATGCGTACATCCAAGTTCAG GTTGAATCCGGTGGAAATCCTAATGTCATGTTCAAAACGCACCCCAATATCAACAAAGAGCTATATTCAAATGAAGGTATTTTGGGTCTAAAAGATCCTAATAGGCCTTTTCCCAGTGGCCAAGGTGATGGTGTTGCGCTTGTAAGATGGAGAATGCAGAGTACAGATGAATCAATTGTTCCATTGACAA TAAATTGTTGGCCTTCTGTTTCTGGAAGTGAAACATATGTCAACATCGAGTATGAAGCTTCATCAAGGTTTGATCTACAAAATGTTGTTATTTCGGTGCCTCTCCCTGCTCTTAGAGATGCACCAAATGTAACACAAATTGAGGGGGACTGGAG ATATGATGCTAGAAATTCTGTTTTCGAATGGTCCATTGTTCTGATCGATGACAGTAATCGCAG TGGGGCTTTGGAGTTTGTTGTACCTGCTGCTGACCCATCTTCCTTCTTCCCCATTTCTGTGAGGTTCACTGCTACAAATACATTTGGTGAATTAAAG GTTACCAACATCTTGCCATTAAAAGGTGGACCTCCTCCCAAATTTACTCAGAAAGTCCAGCTCTACACAGAAAACTACCAAGTGGTCTGA
- the LOC130820268 gene encoding cysteine proteinase inhibitor 6-like: protein MSSDCIVGGLKPVDVKSPKIQEVCAWAVNEYNNQHPGQCVRFEKALKAAEQMVSGLMYHIEMEVAVGDALLHKVKAKVVEQAWIKSIKLVEFEFLEQNNACIAVPN from the exons ATGAGTTCTGATTGTATTGTTGGAGGTCTAAAGCCTGTGGACGTAAAAAGTCCAAAGATTCAAGAGGTTTGTGCATGGGCTGTCAATGAGTACAACAATCAGCAT CCAGGACAATGTGTGAGATTTGAAAAGGCATTAAAAGCAGCAGAACAAATGGTTAGTGGACTCATGTACCATATTGAAATGGAGGTAGCTGTTGGTGATGCATTGCTTCACAAGGTTAAAGCTAAAGTTGTTGAACAAGCATGGATCAAAAGCATCAAATTGGTTGAATTCGAATTCCTTGAGCAAAACAATGCTTGTATTGCAGTTCCCAACTAA
- the LOC130818029 gene encoding uncharacterized protein LOC130818029 yields METIHVLRRLMEKYRERKKDLHMMFIDLEKSVSSNIQIPVGITEPFPVKVGLHQESTLNSFIFTIIMEEISQSNWEMVPEIDGDVNHCIQASWIKWRAATAVLCERKFPSRLKGKFYWAAIRPALLYGNECWPVKKSFEYKMEVKEMRMLRWMCGHILMDRIRNQEFRDKLGVAPISGKMRENRLRWFGHVQRKTLAAPVRRVESIIVEGKRSRGRPKRTWDEWIKIDLRELNLSKGLTRDRGSWRRHIHVLDY; encoded by the exons ATGGAGACAATTCATGTTTTaaggagactgatggagaagtatagggagcgaaagaaggatTTACATATgatgttcattgacttggagaaatc agtgtCGTCCAACATCCAAATaccggtggggataacagagccttttccggttaaagttGGGCTACATCAGGAATCAACTCTAAACTCGTTCATTTTTACTatcattatggaagagatttcacAATCTAATTGGGAGAtggtacc agagattgacggagatgtaaacCATTGCATACAGGCGAGTTGGATCAAGTGGCGTGCAGCCACCGCGGTACTATGTGAAAGGAAATTTCCAAGcaggttaaaaggaaaattctactgGGCGGCtatcagacctgctctgctatatgggaacGAATGCTGGCCTGTTAAGAAGTCTTTTGAATATAAGATGGAAGTTaaagaaatgcgtatgctgaggtggatgtgtgggcacataTTGATGGATAGAATtagaaaccaagagtttagagacAAACTAGGAGTAGCCCCTATTTcaggaaaaatgcgcgaaaatagattgagatggtttggacatgtgcagagaaagactctcgccgcccctgtgaggagagtAGAAAgtattatagtagagggtaagaggagtcgaggacgACCCAAGAGAACTTGGGACGAATGGATAAAAATCGACTTGCGGGAGCTAAACCTCTCCaagggcctgactagggatagaggtagttggaggcgtcatatccatgttttagattactga